A genomic region of Synechococcus sp. NOUM97013 contains the following coding sequences:
- a CDS encoding DUF3155 domain-containing protein, with protein sequence MSKKRKRISRRRLAGQRVLAHVPTFNLETGEHKPVTAARRFIAEGGLVPPALLFVRRNEHTTDRFFWGEKGLFSAQYAEENHFLFPSLRCIVDKVGEEVIFEGLELASDDWEEMEEYEYAFV encoded by the coding sequence ATGTCAAAGAAGCGCAAGCGGATCAGTCGTCGTCGCCTCGCTGGCCAGCGTGTTCTCGCGCATGTGCCCACCTTCAATCTGGAAACCGGTGAACACAAGCCTGTGACGGCTGCTCGCCGTTTCATCGCTGAGGGTGGCCTTGTGCCTCCGGCCCTGCTGTTCGTCCGTCGTAACGAGCACACCACCGACCGCTTCTTCTGGGGGGAGAAGGGTTTGTTCAGCGCTCAATACGCTGAGGAGAACCACTTCCTGTTCCCTTCGCTGCGTTGCATCGTCGACAAGGTGGGTGAAGAGGTCATCTTCGAGGGGCTGGAACTGGCTTCTGATGACTGGGAAGAGATGGAAGAGTACGAATACGCCTTCGTCTGA
- the cobS gene encoding adenosylcobinamide-GDP ribazoletransferase has translation MSSPSWLRDLAGAWVFYTVLPGWIWPAPRFERIARFAPWIGAVIGGLMAGLWLLLTALGWNVLSVAPVVLAFGLWLTGGLHLDGLMDTADGLAAGATRVLEAMDDSRVGASGVQALVMVLLLQFAALMRLDATAPAVLILAAVAGRVAPLWAMARFRYLRSEGTAAFHRRHHRGLREGWPTLLLLAVVMVMALMLQPGLLPLLVVVVLLALGVAVLVAEWLGRRLGGHTGDTYGASLMVTETLVLLLMAVLLPWMTAAA, from the coding sequence TTGAGCTCTCCTTCCTGGCTGCGTGATCTGGCCGGTGCCTGGGTCTTCTACACCGTCCTGCCCGGCTGGATCTGGCCGGCGCCCCGCTTTGAGCGCATCGCACGGTTTGCCCCCTGGATTGGTGCTGTCATCGGCGGATTGATGGCCGGTCTCTGGCTTCTGCTCACGGCTCTGGGCTGGAATGTGCTCTCGGTGGCGCCGGTCGTGTTGGCCTTCGGTTTATGGCTCACCGGGGGACTGCATCTCGATGGCCTGATGGACACGGCGGATGGTCTGGCCGCGGGAGCGACTCGGGTGCTGGAGGCGATGGATGACAGTCGCGTCGGCGCCAGTGGTGTGCAGGCCCTGGTGATGGTGCTGCTGCTGCAGTTCGCGGCCCTCATGCGCTTGGACGCGACGGCGCCGGCGGTGTTGATCCTGGCTGCCGTGGCGGGGCGGGTTGCGCCGCTCTGGGCGATGGCGCGCTTCCGTTATCTGCGCAGTGAGGGAACGGCTGCGTTTCATCGCCGCCATCACCGCGGGCTGCGGGAAGGTTGGCCAACACTGCTGTTGCTGGCGGTGGTGATGGTGATGGCCCTAATGCTTCAGCCAGGTCTGCTGCCGCTGCTGGTTGTCGTGGTGCTGCTGGCTCTGGGCGTTGCCGTGTTGGTGGCGGAATGGCTGGGGCGTCGCCTGGGGGGGCACACCGGAGACACCTATGGCGCCAGCCTGATGGTGACGGAAACCCTGGTCCTGCTCCTCATGGCGGTGTTGTTGCCTTGGATGACCGCGGCAGCCTGA
- a CDS encoding sensor histidine kinase KdpD has protein sequence MHLSDRFLELAQQQLEFLAADADLARLALYVTERDQQETPTLTLVAQWPHNKTLPPAISDDPSLRSAAPERRWYPLRHDQNLLGVLRAEQHPSPNPQSHEAPRLQACADTLACILGLELERRRLHDQLDQQRNQLNLVVHQLRNPLTALRTYAQLLLRRLGPDDQHRSLVESLMQEQAQLNLYLQSLDRIGQADPRLGADNATPLLLPPVPADAPDLTVSDLLSPLIQRASATATLQSRPWHGPSQWPDWTQAPRAAADAVVAEIVANLLENAFRYSPAGCALGLTLLDHGICIWDAGPAIPDEERERIFAQGERGSSSTDRPGSGLGLALARQLAENLGGSLTLQTTPKTLDPTLPAMGNAFVLRLPRSSKATTPP, from the coding sequence ATGCATCTCTCCGATCGGTTTCTGGAACTCGCGCAGCAGCAACTGGAATTCCTCGCCGCTGATGCTGACCTGGCACGACTGGCCCTTTATGTCACCGAACGGGATCAGCAGGAGACGCCCACGCTGACTCTTGTGGCGCAATGGCCGCACAACAAGACACTGCCCCCAGCGATTTCGGATGATCCCAGCCTGCGCAGCGCAGCACCGGAACGCCGCTGGTACCCACTGCGCCACGACCAGAACCTGTTGGGCGTCTTGCGTGCCGAGCAACATCCATCGCCCAATCCCCAGAGCCATGAGGCCCCGCGTCTTCAGGCATGCGCAGACACTCTCGCGTGCATCCTTGGCCTCGAACTGGAACGCCGTCGTCTGCACGACCAGCTGGATCAGCAACGCAATCAACTGAATCTGGTGGTGCACCAGCTGCGAAACCCACTGACGGCCCTGCGGACCTACGCCCAGCTGTTGCTGCGTCGTCTCGGGCCAGACGATCAGCACCGTTCACTGGTGGAAAGCCTGATGCAGGAACAGGCCCAGCTCAACCTTTACCTGCAGTCTCTCGATCGCATCGGCCAGGCGGATCCACGCCTCGGAGCAGACAACGCCACACCGCTGCTGCTTCCACCCGTGCCAGCGGATGCTCCTGATCTCACCGTCTCGGACCTGTTGTCTCCGCTGATTCAGAGGGCATCAGCCACCGCAACCCTGCAGAGCCGACCCTGGCATGGGCCATCGCAATGGCCCGATTGGACGCAGGCACCCCGCGCCGCAGCCGATGCCGTGGTGGCGGAAATCGTTGCCAACCTGCTGGAAAACGCTTTCCGCTACAGCCCAGCGGGGTGCGCGCTGGGCCTGACGCTGCTCGATCACGGCATCTGCATCTGGGATGCAGGACCGGCCATCCCGGACGAGGAACGAGAACGGATTTTCGCGCAAGGGGAGCGGGGCAGCAGCAGCACCGATCGACCGGGATCCGGCCTTGGCCTTGCCCTGGCGCGACAGCTGGCAGAGAACCTTGGCGGCTCGCTCACACTGCAGACCACTCCGAAAACACTGGATCCGACCCTGCCGGCCATGGGCAACGCCTTTGTGCTCAGGCTGCCGCGGTCATCCAAGGCAACAACACCGCCATGA